A region from the Sander vitreus isolate 19-12246 chromosome 1, sanVit1, whole genome shotgun sequence genome encodes:
- the LOC144520536 gene encoding myoblast determination protein 1 homolog encodes MDLSDLPFPLSSADDLYDDPCFSTSDMNFFDDLDSRLVHAGLLKAEDHLHHHHHHHVPIAEEEDEHVRAPGGLHQAGGHCLLWACKACKRKTSNEDRRKAATMRERRRLGKVNDAFETLKRCTASNPNQRLPKVEILRNAISYIESLQSLLRTGRDDGFYPSLEHYSGDSDASSPRSNCSDGMMDFISPCSTRSENSDGSYCSHTDDSSIRKPSLISSLDCLSSIVERISTDPAVAPPGDSVVPRGPGSPQSSPAGSSSSAEPNSIYEPL; translated from the exons ATGGATCTGTCCGAccttcccttccctctctcctctgccGATGACCTGTACGATGACCCCTGCTTCAGCACCAGCGACATGAACTTCTTCGACGACCTGGACTCCCGGCTGGTGCACGCCGGCCTACTGAAGGCAGAGGACCAtcttcatcaccatcatcaccaccacgtCCCCATcgcagaggaggaggacgagcaTGTGAGGGCTCCGGGGGGCCTCCACCAGGCGGGGGGGCACTGTCTGCTCTGGGCCTGCAAGGCCTGCAAGAGGAAAACGTCAAACGAAGACCGGAGGAAAGCGGCGACGATGCGGGAAAGGCGGCGGCTTGGTAAAGTCAACGACGCCTTTGAGACCCTGAAGCGCTGCACGGCGTCTAATCCAAACCAGCGGCTGCCCAAAGTAGAGATCCTGCGCAACGCTATCAGCTACATCGAGTCCCTGCAGTCGCTGCTGAGGACCGGCCGGGATGACGGCTTCTACCCGTCGCTGGAGCACTACAGCGGGGATTCGGACGCCTCCAGCCCCCGCTCCAACTGCTCTGATGGCATG ATGGATTTCATCTCTCCGTGTTCAACCCGAAGTGAGAACAGTGATGGTTCCTACTGCAGCCACACAGACG aTTCCAGCATCCGTAAACCGTCGCTCATTTCCAGTTTGGATTGTTTGTCCAGCATCGTAGAGCGGATCAGCACAGATCCAGCTGTGGCCCCCCCGGGCGACAGTGTGGTCCCCCGGGGCCCCGGGTCGCCTCAGAGCAGCCCTGCAGGCTCTAGTTCTTCTGCTGAACCCAACAGCATCTACGAGCCGCTCTGA